The Lysobacter gummosus genome includes a region encoding these proteins:
- a CDS encoding ATP-grasp domain-containing protein encodes MSRLALVTAIATAAQDDDLPLLHAACLARGLHAEIRAWDDPSVAWARYDTVLLRSPWDYTERFDEFTAWCERVDALTRLLNPWPVLRWNTDKHYLADLAARGVPVVATVFVEPEMDPLPALQEFLLAQPQAEEFVVKPAISAGSRDTQRYARAQEFAAANHIARLLDEGRSAMLQPYLASVDRDGETALMYFNGVFSHAIRKGAMLQREDALNLRAVERINAREAGEDERAVALHALTAMTARLDLEEPLPYARVDLIRDGEGQPQLLELELCEPSLFFAHDAGSADRFAEVLAELLETAAP; translated from the coding sequence ATGAGCCGACTCGCCCTGGTCACCGCCATCGCCACCGCCGCGCAGGACGACGACCTGCCGCTGCTGCACGCCGCCTGCCTGGCGCGCGGCCTGCACGCCGAGATCCGCGCCTGGGACGACCCCAGCGTGGCCTGGGCGCGATACGACACCGTATTGCTGCGCTCGCCGTGGGATTACACCGAGCGCTTCGATGAATTCACCGCCTGGTGCGAACGGGTCGATGCCCTCACCCGCCTGCTCAATCCCTGGCCGGTGCTGCGCTGGAACACCGACAAACATTACCTGGCCGACCTGGCCGCGCGCGGCGTGCCGGTGGTGGCGACCGTGTTCGTCGAACCGGAGATGGACCCGTTGCCGGCGCTGCAGGAATTCCTGCTTGCGCAGCCGCAAGCGGAAGAGTTCGTGGTCAAGCCGGCGATCAGCGCCGGTTCGCGCGACACCCAGCGTTATGCGCGCGCGCAGGAATTCGCCGCGGCCAATCACATCGCGCGGCTGCTCGACGAGGGCCGCAGCGCGATGCTGCAGCCGTATCTGGCTTCGGTGGATCGCGACGGCGAAACCGCGCTGATGTATTTCAACGGCGTTTTCAGCCACGCGATCCGCAAGGGCGCGATGCTGCAACGCGAGGACGCGCTGAACCTGCGCGCGGTGGAGCGCATCAACGCGCGCGAAGCCGGCGAAGACGAGCGCGCGGTGGCGCTGCATGCGCTGACCGCGATGACGGCGCGGCTGGATCTGGAAGAACCGCTGCCGTATGCGCGGGTGGATCTGATCCGCGATGGCGAGGGGCAGCCGCAGTTGCTGGAACTGGAGTTGTGCGAGCCTTCGTTGTTCTTCGCGCATGACGCGGGCAGCGCGGATCGGTTCGCCGAGGTGTTGGCGGAGCTGTTGGAGACGGCGGCGCCTTGA